Proteins from a genomic interval of Gossypium hirsutum isolate 1008001.06 chromosome A09, Gossypium_hirsutum_v2.1, whole genome shotgun sequence:
- the LOC121206020 gene encoding RING-H2 finger protein ATL33, with the protein MQHLIYWALIPITGTIAIAVTVFTLVMCGNCAIFSPSTPSGPTSRKDLSARLYLSPYSASSFKFSKELWLARTVESNREDGTECVVCLLGFEDDEVVRQLHRCKHSFHAPCIDMWMYSHSICPICRTPVDRRVALGDDFTSDDNSLCMGIEGVSSISSP; encoded by the coding sequence ATGCAGCACTTAATCTATTGGGCTCTTATTCCAATAACAGGAACAATAGCTATTGCAGTCACCGTTTTCACCTTGGTCATGTGCGGAAACTGCGCCATTTTCTCACCATCAACTCCTTCGGGGCCGACGAGCCGTAAAGATTTGTCAGCTCGACTATACCTAAGCCCTTATTCGGCTTCATCGTTCAAGTTCAGCAAGGAATTATGGTTGGCTCGAACCGTTGAGTCGAACCGAGAGGACGGAACGGAGTGTGTGGTGTGCTTGTTAGGGTTCGAAGATGACGAAGTGGTTCGACAGCTTCATCGATGCAAGCACTCGTTTCATGCTCCTTGTATTGATATGTGGATGTACTCGCATTCAATTTGCCCGATTTGTCGAACCCCAGTCGACCGACGGGTAGCTCTTGGTGATGATTTTACGTCGGACGATAACTCATTGTGCATGGGAATAGAGGGCGTCTCATCTATCTCATCACCTTAA